The Macadamia integrifolia cultivar HAES 741 chromosome 3, SCU_Mint_v3, whole genome shotgun sequence genome segment ttTTGGGACATTGCTGTTTATTTAACCTATCTCCTTTGCTGATTGGAATATCACCATCCGAACAAGTGGACATATTAAACCATTTTAGAATGCGGTCAATATATGCCTGCTGAGACAGTCCTAACAAACCATGTTTCCTATCCCGCTTAATTTCAATCCCGAGTACAAAACTGGCCTCACCCATGtctttcattttaaaatttgaagacAAAATTCTTTTTGACTCTAGCAACAACGACATGTCACTACTAGCCAAtaaaatgtcatcaacataaagtacCAGAATGATGAACTTGCTCCCACTGACCTTCAGATATATGCAATGATTTACAAGATTTtcacaaaaaccaaaagaggTAACTGCCTCATGAAACTTCAAATACCATTATTTTGAAGCTTGTTTCAGTCCATATAATGACTTGTTGAGCTTACAgactttttcttcatttcctacAATttcaaacccttcaggttgaacCATATAAacatcttcatcaagatctccATTCAGGAAGGcagttttgacatccatttgatgcaACTCTAAGTCAAAGTGAGCTACAAGGGCCATAATGATTCTAAAAGAATCCTTTGTTGAAACAGGGGAAAAAGTTTCCATGAAATCAACACCTTCTCTTTGGGTAAAACCCTTTGCTACCAACCTAGCCTTGTAGAGTTCAATTTTTCCTTTGGAGTCAATCTTAGTTTTGTACACCCATTTGAAGCCTATGGGTGCATAACCATGCGGAAGATCAACCAACTCATAAACCTTGTTTTTGCCCATAGACAATAACTCATCTTTCATAGCCTCCAACCATTTCTTAGAATTCACACTGCTTATAGCTTGCTGAAAACTGCTTGGATCCTCCTCTAGcccaattcaaaatcacccGCTGTCAAGTATAAAAGATTTACGAGGTCTAATTGACCTTCTTGCTCTCTCTTCTGGCTAAGTTGGAATTACGGGGTCAACTGGTGCCATAGGCTCAATTATCACATCCTCCACAGGCTTATTTGCAACATCATCAATAGTGATAGGCACTTGAAAGCTGGTACTAGGCAATTCACTGGAACATGTAGGGTAGTCTTCATCAAACTCCAGATTGCCAGCCTTTGAAAGCTCATCACAATGCTCTACAAATTTGGCATGACTGGTTTCTACAATTCTATTCGCTGAGCCAAGGGAATAAAATCTGTAACCCTTGGATTTCTGAGGATAACCCATAAGGTAACAACTCACAGTCCTAGAGTCCAACACCCTCTCGTGTGGGTTAAATAACCTAGCCTCAACTTTGCAACCCCAGACATGCAAATGATTGAGACTTGGTTTTCTACCAGTCCAAAGTTCAAATGGGGTCTTTGATACTGACTTACTAGATATTCTATTAAGAATGTAAGCTACAGTCTTTATTGCTTCCCCCCATAATGACTTTGGAAGACTGGTGTTACTGATCATGCTCCTCATCATGTATTTCAATGTACGATTCCTCCTTTCTGCCACACCGTTTTGCTGTGGTGTACCTGACATACAATATTGGGCAATGATACCTTGCTCCTGTAAATACTTGGCAAAAGGGCCAAGAAGTTGTGAAGAATCTCCTTACTTGCCATAATACTCTCCTCCCCTATCAGACCTCACTatcttaattttctttgatAGAAAATTTTCCACCTTTGCTTTATAAATCAGGAATGTATCCAAAGAATTTGACTTCTCAGAAATGAGATAAACATACCCATAGAGTGAGAAGCCATCAATAAAAGTGATAAAATATTGCTGACCACCAAGTGCTGGAGTGGGAATAGAACCACTAATATCTGTGTGAATTAACTCAAGTAATTCACTACTCCTGGCTGCCTTCATATTCCTACTTTTTGGTCATATTCCCCTTCATGCAGCTCACACAATCATGCAAATCCTGGAAATCCAATGGCTTAAGGATCCCATCTTTAATTAATCTCTCTATTTTTTGCACTGAAATATGACCCAAACGTCTATGCCATAGCATAGAAGAACGCTCATTAAGCAAAGGACGCTTAGAACTAACATTCATTACTAATGGTTGATAACAATTCAATCTATATAGGCCATCAATCAAACAACCATTCCCACTCATAtgtaaattattaaataaagtGAAGCCTTCTTTGttgaaaataaatgaatatcCAACATGGGAAAGTTTAGAAACTGAAAGTAAATTCCTCCTCATGGAAGGTACATAAACTGTATCTTCTAGATAAAAAAATACATCACTGTCTAAATAAATTCTGACTACTCTTATAGCTTCAACTGCAACTTGCACTCCATTCCCTACGAACACCACCACCTCATTCTCGCTTGGTATCCTCCTTCTTATGAACCCCTGCAGAGAATGAGTAACATGAATAGAGGAGGCTGAGTCAACCCACCAAGAATCCACAGGAGCATCAACAACAAATGATTCAAAACAAACGAGAGACAAGTAAGTACCAGTTTCCTTCTTGGCCAACCAAGCTTGCCTAGCCCTACAATCCTTTTTCATGTGCCCTTTTTTGTGACACCAGAAACACTCAACATTGCTCATGTGCTTTTGTTCCCCTTTGAGGTTATCACAATGAGGTTCCTTGTCTCTATTTTGCTTGTCATAAGGCTTGAACCTACCTTTCTTTCCAAATCTCCTATTATTTCTATAAGGTCCAGCACCCTTATGAACTGTAGCATTGGCActctcaatttttcttttttctttcctgttGTTCTCTTCCTGTGTGCAGATAAAAATGAGTTCTTTTATGGTCCATTTCTGTCCTAAGCATTATACGTAGTCTTGAGAGTTTCATACAGCTGTGGGAGAGATTTAAGCACAAGATGAACTAGAAAATCATCATCCAGTGTAGTCCtaaggtctttgagtttctttgcaATAGAGGCTAACTGGAGAAGATACTCCCCGACACTCCCATTTCCATTAAATTTAGCTGAAGTCAGTTGATTAATTAAATCTCTCTTTTCAGTCAATTGGGAAACATGAAAAACTTCTTTGATAGTGGCAAGATATTCTTTGGCTGTATCCTTCTTCTCAACGCTGTCTTTCATATCCTCAGGGATGGATTTCTTCATAATAAGTACACTTTTCCTATCTGCAGTTTCCCATTTTTCTAATTTGGCTTTTTCTTCAGTGGTGCTTGTCCCAGTAAGCATAGGCTTTGTTTCCCTAATAGAAATATCCAAATCCGCCATGGCTAAGGCAATATTTAACTCTTCCTTCCATTTCTGGTAATTGTTCCTAGAAAGAATAGAGACAGTGGAGAAGAGAAATCCGGGAATAGACATTCTTTGGTAAAGATAGAATAATAAACACATGCAAAACAAAAATGGGAGCATATCTTAGGCATGATACAAACATACCAAAAACAACATTGGCTAGCAATTTAAACCACATAAAAGTCACAACCGAAACTACATCTTTACCCTTTGGGATAAAAGATGCACTGGTCATTTTATAAATCCACATTTACCGTGAATGAAACAATAATTATCGGATATTCTATCACCTTTGGGCATATAGGACTCTTAGATTATCATTCTTTCCTATACACCTGTGCATGTCAATTCTTTTTCCTTAGGTGGCATCACCTTTGGGCATATACCACCAACTTTGCTACAATGATGGAATTATCAGAGAGTTTAAAGTGTCATTTTGGTGAATTACTTCTCCCTCCCTCACAATCCCCTTTATTACTtagatgacatcacctttgggtatATGTCATCAACTTTGTAGCCTACTATGTGGAAGATACACATTACACTAAATTTAAATGGGTATTTCAAAATGTAAGTGTAATAAAACATGCACTAGAATTATTGGACATCCAATACAAGTCATTCATTAAGTATGCATGCGAAAATGATCCAAGGATGTCAAATCATACTTGAAggtgaaaaatatataaaaaaaaaaggtgcccACAGAAAACATAATTATAATCAAAGGCTAATAATATATATAGCCAATGAAGTATAACTTAATTAAacatttattaataataaatggCTAAACTTATGATAACTTATTCAACAAATAAATGAGGTGTATAATTATGAGCCAAAAATAAATACTTGACTTGTTATTAAGTCACACAAAAATATTAAATACACATAGTAATTAAAAGACAATTCAATTTTCAATAATAAATCTTCAAATTCTAAcatcttttatttaataaaacttTTTAAGTTTCAACTTTAAGAAATTCTTTTCTATCCTTTTAATTGGCATTACACCATGTGGTAATGtcatttatattttcaaagaaaCTTTAGAATTATTAATGTCATAATGTCATAACTTTgtaatattaaattttatttatttttgtgaaatAATGATGACGTTAACTTGTGAAATAACTcacacataattttttttcttcattaattaCAAAcagaaaactaaaagaaaaaactactttctttgaatcaaaattagaatttttaagatttattttaatcagaattagaaattttcaaatgatgatacgataaaatatatatatatatatatatattataaaacatcatcatcaacatttcttctaaagagaataaaaatttggatgaatatatgtatgaacatataatcaaaataaaataataacataCTTTTCCTTTTAAAGAAATAAATCATTAACATGAACACCAGGAGAATcatctataaaataaaatcttggcagaaccatcatttttttttatacaatcaTCTTCCAAAATGAAATTGGTTCTAGGTCTAATATGtatggctttgataccatttgttaAATAATTCTATAGGGTTTGAATTCCAAGACCCCAAACCAAGAATATGAAATAATCTATACAGAATTCTAAAACACAACTTCAAACATAAAATGGAAGATAAGGAACATACCTTGAAGGAGATAAAACTTGATGAAGAAGGATAAAGAATACCAATTTCCTTAAGAGATCGAAACATTCTAAAGAAGGATCTTCTGCAACCTCCCGTGAATACCAATCAATTGTCTTTCTTGTGGAGAAAAGAACAAAGTAATTCACGTAGCTACAGGGACCCTCTTTTATATAATACATAAAGTATTGTCCCAACCTTGGCACACTTCCACAATGTTCAGGACTGGCCCACCTCAAACCAAATCAAGGTGACATGCCTAAACCGGCCAATGTAGTCAATACTCCCATCATTAAGTACTGGCCCAGCAATTAATCAGGCCCACTATCTTTGGAAATCTAACAATATAATTTGCCTCTCATTGACCTTTTCCCTTACCATGAGATATTTTATCTCAATATGCTTTGAACCACCAGATTTCTTGTTGTTCTTTGAGAAGAAAACAGCTGAGATGTTGTCACAGTACAACATAGTAGGTCTAGAAATAGAATCCACAAACTTCAAACATAAAATGGAAGATAAGGAACATACCTTGAAGGAAATAAAACTTGATGAAGAAGGATAAAGAATACCAATTTCCTTAAGAGATAGAAACACTCTAAAGAAGGATCTTCTGCAACCTCTCGTGAATACCAATCAATTGTCTTTCCTGTGGAGAAAAGAACAAGGTAATTCACGTAGCTGCAGGGACCtgcttttatataatacatAAAGTATTGTCCCAGCCTTGGCACACTTTCACCATGTCCAGGACTGGCCCacctcaaaccaaaccaatgtGACATGCCTAAACCGGCCCATGTAGTCAATACTCCCATCATTAAGTACTGGCCCAGTAATTAATCAGGCCCACTATCTTTGGAAATCTAACAATATAATTTGCCTCTCATTGACCTTTTCCCTTACCACGAGATATTTTATCTCAATATGCTTTGAACCACCAGATTTCTTGTTGTTCTTTAAGAAGAAAACAGCTGAGATGTTGTCACAGTACAACATAGTAGGTTTAGAAATAGAATCCACAACCTTCAAACATAAAATGGAAGATAAGAAACATACCTTGAAGGAGATAAAACTTGATGAAGAAGGATAAAGAATACTAATTTCCTTAAGAGATAAAAACACTCTAAAGAAGGATCTTCTGCAACCTCCCGTGAATACCAATCAATTGTCTTTTTTGTGGAGAAAAGAACAAGGTAATTCACGTAGCTGCAGGGACCCTCTTTTATATAATACATAAAATATTGTCCCAGTCTTGGCACACTTCCACAATGTCCAAGACTAGCCCACCTCAAACCAAACCAAGGTGACATGCCTAAACCGGCCCATGTAGTCAAGACTCCCATCATTAAGTACTGGCTCAGTAATTAATCAAGCCCACTATCTTTGGAAATCTAACAACCTCACCTCTATACTTCCAACATGGCTTCACCAGCATCGCTTTATGAGGTGCTCGGTATACCAAAGGGTGCTACATCTCAGGAGATCAAAGCGGCGTATCGGCGGGTGGCACACATTTGTCATCCCGATGCGGTGGCAACAGATCGGAAAGACAAATCGGCAAATGAATTCATGAAGATACACGCTGCCTACTCCACTCTCTCCGATCCTCAGAAGTGCAACGTTTACGACCGTGACCTCTTCAGCCAGAAACGACTTTATAGATCTCCGTCGTCCGCCTCTGCCTACGCAGCGGAGTCAGCGGCGTCTTCCATGTCTGGATTTTCTGGCTATACTCACAGGAATTGGGAGACGGATCAGTGCTGGTAAACAAATGTCTCAGTTGTTGGggtctttcttcccctttcttttaaaatttaaagattTAAACTAATTGAGATTCAAGTTCAAAAATAGTTAGAGAAAATAGAGTCCCGAAGCCAAGAAAAAtctggcaaaaaaaaaaaaaacttgatcaTGTCCCTTTGTACATTCGGAGAGATCTTATTGTATAGTTGATGAAATTAtatgaaatgaaatagaaatttGCATAAACTACCGTTGGTTAAGTAACCAAAAATTCTTGATGATAATTGTTGGTTCCATACATGAGAGGTCCTTACCATTGTAGTGCATTGGAttcataatatttatttaggAATAGAATAGATACTCAACATAGATCCACTTTTCGAATGTAATGGATAATTTGAGAAGATAGTATAATTATGATAGGACCGAATTCTCATGCTCTATGGTATTTTTGTATAGAATCTATAAATGCATTTAAATTATTGTTATGACTTGTAAAAGATAGTGTCAAAGAGTTGGGAGATGGCACATCTAATACCTAAATAGAATCACCCTACGGAGTTGAATCAATTTAAACCCATCAGTCTTTGCTTAATTGTGTATAAAATAATTGCTAAATATAGAAAAACTATAGTGATGTAGGGAGGATGCCTAGGCagctaggtttcctacaaggggtCAATCCGCTAGAGTAAGGAACACTTAATAGCtcttgaattgggttgggttcaaagttgctcagcaaagtacagatttaacatgcaagatAATAGACTAATTAACAGGGCAGCTTTGGTCAATAATAATTTAAGCATGAAAAAACACTTAAAACTACCCAAACGTCAAATGGGggtatggggaagggaacatgaCGTCAAATATGTGTTAGGTTTGGCACACATCAATCAAGACACTAAGCATAATAATCAACCCGCGTAGTTCTCTGAAATCAGTCAACTAATAAGGTAAAACAACAGGGATTAATTTCAAGTTTTAGCAGAAAATAGATGGCTTGATAAACATAGattaatttcagatttcagtgggGGAGATAATGGGGATAATAGGCAGTCAATGGATGTGGAACATGGGGGGTTTTACCTACCTTCTTGCTGTCCCgatctgaaaagaaatggagaaGCCGAAGTCCTCCAAAACAGAGGTGTAGTCCACCTTATTTGACGAGGAAATAAAGTCCAGCTTGATGATGTAGTGCTCAGCAGCAACCCAAGTGGAGTTTATTCAGTGGAATTGATCTCTAGTTACTGTGAACAATGGCTGCAATAGTGCAACAACAACAGAGAAGATAGAAacagcaaaagagagagatgaaagtcgagaaagagagaggacgagagtgagaaaagagagagagactaagAATGAGAGGAGAtcgtgagagggagagagtgacactggctttgccttttttttttttttttcaacaactttcattgatttcattgtgctaatggccttacataaataataggataattactaaaaagaaaaggctaatctaggaacataatctcagaaataaagaagtttcctaaaaaaaaacaaataggagtgttatttagtttcctacttaactTGACCtacataaacaaaatcctaggaaataaaactactaacatatcagatttggtgggggccacaaaatcttggcaaagaaaggaaggagaggactcgatccagcgctaggaaggctggatcgagccttccttttctttttcttttttttttttttttttcttctttcttcttcttcttctaatcctccaaccacaaagaaggttgggtcttcttcttccttcggctgcatgtcttgatgtccccatcataTAGTCTTTCCCCGAACTTGGATCCTTTGTGGCGTGATAATGTGTCTGGCGCACATCCAACGCCCAGAAACGCCTTGGGCTGCATGTGACCGCCTTAGGCTCCATGCCTGAGTGTTTCTGGCTATTGGATATGTGCCAGACACCCTGTTGCACCAAAGAGGCATTCAATCCGTCTTTCCCCTttacatttttctttctctttgttcATGTTGTTTGGTTGTACACCTGGTAGAGTGTGTTCCTAACTCTCCTGATCTATAGTTTCCAACAAGATTGTAACAATATTTTGAgtcttaggccctctttggtatcatttttcttttttatttttatttgtgtaACAAAAATCActaatgaaaatcattttttaacaaaacataaaaatggtttggtaaatACTTGACAAAAAgagttttttgtgagaaatagtttggtatctttatgtgtaaaatgattttttgaagaaatgggtgaagataTTACCTCCACGCATCTTCCTTATAACACTCTTTTTCCACTTTGAACTGAAGAGgggggcaaggggcttggatttctaattacaaaaaaaatgactactttacctcTCCATATTTGGACATCaagcatgtgctcattaaagttcaatGCAAAAATAACTATAAATCAATTTTGAccaaaaacacataaatgactcttgatctctttttcatttttgtgttttatcatttaaaaaaaaaaataggaacaagctccataaatgataccaaatacagccaaaaccatttttatgaacattaaaaaaaaaaataataataaaaaaataaaaaaaaaaatttatacatACATTGATAGTGTAAAATTTTCCTTCGTTCCTTAGGAGCTCAATGTTGAGGCAACTCATGTTTTAACCAAGGGTGCTTCCTTTCTTTATTTGTCGAAGGTATCAGGTTTAAGCTCCTATTTTCCATGTAAATcattcccctctctctctctctctcataagttgtacttctctttctttcagTAACAGTTCATGTTTTTTGGTGCTCCTCCATTTTGGTTCATTGTAATTTCCCCTATTTTGGCTTTTGTTGCATCCTTCTTGTTGGATGTTTTGTCCACTACCCCCTTGGTATTTTTTGTTGAGGCCTTCGCTACTCAGCCGTTGAGGCTTCTgcttgtgctttttttttttttcttttattcatcaattatatatatataatatatatatatatatatatataccattcATTATGACATGGATGATCATCCAGAAGATCAAACTCTAATTTCTCCATTACTGCTAATAAAACAGCAGAAAGTACTGTCTTTGTTGTAATTAGCTGGTTTGTGATTctcaatcaattaattaaagTCCCAAGATATCAACTTGATGGATATGTGATTTCCTCCAAGCTACTGCAATTAATTGATTATGGTTTTTGATGTAATGTATTATAACAATATTCATGAAATTGTGTGATTAGAAGCTGACATTTTGTGTATAGCATCAGCACATATGGTGCATGCTTTTTCTCAAACCCAACAGGTTTTTGCAAATATCTTCCTTCAAAgaatacttcttcttcttcttcctagcTTTCCCCCATGGTTTTAACTTCCCATAGCTTCTGATGAGTAATCAGATGACGCTTCAAGATGGGTGTCATCATGATGATCCTTTAAGTATTTTATGAGAATGGAAAAGCAATCCATTTGGGGCTCATCTATGTACATATAATATAGtatctaaagaaaaaataaaaataattaaaatggggATTAAGAACGGATAGAATCAAACTAATTAAGAAAGTTCAAACGTGTGGAACACACGAACTGTAAagtaaaatatttcattttctatttagAGATTGATTTTGTGATATTTTGAGACAGAGACATGAGAGCCATAGAAGACTCCATCGTTTCCTTCTGGACTCAATACGTGACTCTTGGTTTCCTTGAGAGGTCTTAGATTTCTCTTTTCAAGTGGCACAAGGGGCAGAAATTCTACATAAATTGGATTTGTTAGTCAGCAATTAGTCCAATTGGACTAACGTAatatgatgatggtggtgatgaagAACTTGGTAGGCACATGCCTATGGTTATCAATAATTTTCTAAaaaactaaacccaaatccaGTTCCACTTGGTGGTGCCACCAGAAGcattctctttctttgttcTAGACTCTTAAGAAAGATTCATACCTTCTAGAATAAAAACATCAGAAAACAGATGGCCGACCACATGCTACGTAGGTTGCACCACAATCTCACATAGCATGCAAAATCAATTTAAAGAGACATGCATTGATCTGAGATGGGCAACGCTTCGATTGTGCCA includes the following:
- the LOC122074189 gene encoding chaperone protein dnaJ 11, chloroplastic-like, whose protein sequence is MASPASLYEVLGIPKGATSQEIKAAYRRVAHICHPDAVATDRKDKSANEFMKIHAAYSTLSDPQKCNVYDRDLFSQKRLYRSPSSASAYAAESAASSMSGFSGYTHRNWETDQCW